DNA sequence from the Candidatus Tectomicrobia bacterium genome:
CGCACCTGGGCGCGCATCTACCTCGACGGGCAGCTGATGGAAGAGCAGGCGCACTAGGTGAAGTGAAGCTGGTCAAGTCATTCGCTGGTTGGCCATATGCGCGCCGAGAATCGCCCTCGCTGATCGCGGCACCCCTCTCCCTCCGGGAAAGGGGGATGGGGGTGAGGGAAAAGCTGCGAGCGCTGGAGAATCCTCCCTCACCCCGGCCCTCTCCCAAAGGGAGAGGGTGCAGAGCCTGCCGCCCGGGTGAGCGGTCTGTTTAGATTCGTAACTAGGAGCCGCCGTTGCCGAAGCCCGACATGACGAGGGGGAAGATCCGGATCGCGCCCTCGCTGCTCGCCTGCAGGTTCGAGCGGATGGGGGAGGAGATCGAAGCCGTCCGACGGGCGGGAGCCGACTGGCTCCACTTCGACGTGATGGACGGCCGCTTCGTCCCCAACATATCGGTGGGCCCCATGGGGGTGGCGGCGGCGCGGCGGGTGTCTCCGGATTTCGTGCTGGACGTGCACCTCATGATCGCCGACCCGGACCGCTACCTGGAGGATTTCGTCCGGGCGGGGGCCGACCTCGTGACCGTGCACGTCGAGGCCGCCGGCCACCTGCACCGGACCGTCCAGGCCATCCACGCCCTGGGGGCGCTGGCCGGGGCGACCCTGAACCCCGGCACCCCGCTCTGCGCCCTCGATCCGGTGCTGGGAGACGTGGACCTGGTGCTCATCATGAGCGTCAACCCGGGCTTCGGGGGGCAGAAGTTCATCCCCTCGGCCCTGGAGCGGGTGCGCGAGGCGAGGCGGATGCTGGACGCCCGGAAATCGGGGGCGCTCCTGGAGGTGGACGGCGGGGTGACGGCCGGGAACGCCGCCGCCCTGCGCGAAGCCGGGGCGGACGTGCTGGTGGCGGGCACGGCCGTGTTCGGGTCCCCCGACTACGCGGGGGCCATCCGGGAGATACGGGGGGGAGAGATGGATACTGAAAAC
Encoded proteins:
- a CDS encoding ribulose-phosphate 3-epimerase, with the protein product MTRGKIRIAPSLLACRFERMGEEIEAVRRAGADWLHFDVMDGRFVPNISVGPMGVAAARRVSPDFVLDVHLMIADPDRYLEDFVRAGADLVTVHVEAAGHLHRTVQAIHALGALAGATLNPGTPLCALDPVLGDVDLVLIMSVNPGFGGQKFIPSALERVREARRMLDARKSGALLEVDGGVTAGNAAALREAGADVLVAGTAVFGSPDYAGAIREIRGGEMDTENNRCPVCLVDKPRIEGISNKDAYKVDCHGKGCGRFSYSGPAKIEKLKNLTLDEREVLKAYIVRKNQDGIEPCLDKMTVDAILAGTAG